The Rhea pennata isolate bPtePen1 chromosome Z, bPtePen1.pri, whole genome shotgun sequence genome includes a region encoding these proteins:
- the CZH5orf63 gene encoding glutaredoxin-like protein C5orf63 homolog isoform X3, with the protein MSSEETGLSRSRGIMVLHFLSRTMQLARHSSSPLRRQLCSASANKPVLTLFTKFILQEVDITLPENSSWYDKYKYDIPVFHLNGKFLMKHRVDIRKFEDQLTKFELQNNENQ; encoded by the exons ATGTCTTCAGAGGAAACGGGGCTTTCTCGTAGCAGAGG GATAATGGTGCTTCATTTCCTGAGCAGAACAATGCAGCTGGCAAGACATTCTTCTAGTCCACTGAGGAGACAACTCTGTTCAGCCAGTGCAAATAAACCAGTGCTGACTTTGTTCACCAAG TTTATTTTGCAGGAGGTGGATATTACCCTTCCAGAAAACTCATCATGGTATGATAAATACAAATATGACATAcctgtatttcatttaaatggGAAGTTCCTAATGAAGCATCGAGTAGACATTCGAAAGTTTGAGGACCAGCTAACAAAGTTCGAGctgcaaaataatgaaaaccagTGA
- the CZH5orf63 gene encoding glutaredoxin-like protein C5orf63 homolog isoform X1 — MSSEETGLSRSRGIMVLHFLSRTMQLARHSSSPLRRQLCSASANKPVLTLFTKKPCPLCDEAKEVLEPHKKRFILQEVDITLPENSSWYDKYKYDIPVFHLNGKFLMKHRVDIRKFEDQLTKFELQNNENQ; from the exons ATGTCTTCAGAGGAAACGGGGCTTTCTCGTAGCAGAGG GATAATGGTGCTTCATTTCCTGAGCAGAACAATGCAGCTGGCAAGACATTCTTCTAGTCCACTGAGGAGACAACTCTGTTCAGCCAGTGCAAATAAACCAGTGCTGACTTTGTTCACCAAG AAACCATGCCCTCTATGTGATGAAGCCAAAGAAGTGCTTGAGCCACATAAGAAAAGG TTTATTTTGCAGGAGGTGGATATTACCCTTCCAGAAAACTCATCATGGTATGATAAATACAAATATGACATAcctgtatttcatttaaatggGAAGTTCCTAATGAAGCATCGAGTAGACATTCGAAAGTTTGAGGACCAGCTAACAAAGTTCGAGctgcaaaataatgaaaaccagTGA
- the CZH5orf63 gene encoding glutaredoxin-like protein C5orf63 homolog isoform X2, producing MVLHFLSRTMQLARHSSSPLRRQLCSASANKPVLTLFTKKPCPLCDEAKEVLEPHKKRFILQEVDITLPENSSWYDKYKYDIPVFHLNGKFLMKHRVDIRKFEDQLTKFELQNNENQ from the exons ATGGTGCTTCATTTCCTGAGCAGAACAATGCAGCTGGCAAGACATTCTTCTAGTCCACTGAGGAGACAACTCTGTTCAGCCAGTGCAAATAAACCAGTGCTGACTTTGTTCACCAAG AAACCATGCCCTCTATGTGATGAAGCCAAAGAAGTGCTTGAGCCACATAAGAAAAGG TTTATTTTGCAGGAGGTGGATATTACCCTTCCAGAAAACTCATCATGGTATGATAAATACAAATATGACATAcctgtatttcatttaaatggGAAGTTCCTAATGAAGCATCGAGTAGACATTCGAAAGTTTGAGGACCAGCTAACAAAGTTCGAGctgcaaaataatgaaaaccagTGA